Proteins encoded by one window of Paenibacillus urinalis:
- a CDS encoding sugar hydrolase, producing MPMLVPGGSLLERAQDLLPKLYESTIYPREAVQVIADETAFQGWRMQPQSAVEDVLDRTYNSNESFILDFGDHHVGYVSFSVRAAGSPQDAPLRLKLVFGEMPCEMGEEFDSYNGWLSRSWLQDEVIIIDVLPQRIELPRRYTFRYMKVIVLSTSQKYKVQFADIQARAVTSGNLAEVKPLPAGLPADIAEMDRIGIRTLQNCMHTVFEDGPKRDRRLWLGDLRLQALANYYTFNNHDLVKRCLYLFAGLRADQGQISACIFEQPEPHADDTFLFDYSLFFASTLYDYYNATKDKATAELLWPAAKDQIRFALERVDDRGIVRDDPQWWCFVDWHPELNKQAPAQAVLIYCLKRARLLAQELSELELSSMLSMEIDRLTQAALEYLWDENLGYFISGEDRNLSWASQIWMVLAEVPDKEDRAELLDRLFIDPPTVAPMTPYMVHHLIEALFEAGKKEKALDEMRKYWGEMIKDGADTFWEVYNPDDKKMSPYGSNLINSYCHAWSCTPTYFIRKYLI from the coding sequence ATGCCAATGCTCGTACCTGGAGGAAGTCTGCTGGAGCGTGCCCAAGATTTACTCCCCAAATTATATGAATCTACTATTTATCCAAGAGAAGCGGTACAGGTCATCGCTGACGAAACTGCATTTCAAGGCTGGAGGATGCAGCCCCAGTCGGCAGTGGAGGATGTATTGGACAGAACGTACAATAGTAACGAGAGCTTCATTCTGGATTTTGGTGATCATCATGTAGGCTATGTATCCTTTAGCGTTCGTGCTGCCGGAAGCCCCCAGGATGCCCCGCTGCGGCTGAAGCTTGTCTTTGGGGAGATGCCCTGTGAGATGGGGGAAGAATTCGATTCCTATAACGGATGGCTCAGCCGTTCCTGGCTTCAGGATGAGGTTATCATTATTGATGTATTGCCACAGCGGATTGAGCTGCCGCGTCGGTATACCTTCCGCTATATGAAGGTCATTGTGCTGAGTACCTCTCAGAAATACAAAGTTCAATTTGCGGACATTCAGGCAAGAGCAGTCACATCAGGGAACTTGGCAGAGGTTAAGCCGCTGCCCGCAGGTCTTCCGGCGGATATTGCAGAAATGGATCGAATCGGCATTCGCACCCTGCAAAACTGTATGCATACGGTCTTTGAGGACGGGCCCAAAAGGGATCGCAGACTATGGCTTGGAGACCTGAGGCTGCAAGCACTGGCGAACTATTACACATTTAACAATCATGATCTGGTTAAGCGCTGTTTGTACTTATTTGCCGGACTGCGAGCGGATCAAGGCCAGATATCAGCATGTATCTTTGAACAGCCTGAGCCTCATGCAGATGATACCTTCTTGTTTGATTATTCACTGTTTTTTGCATCAACCCTCTATGATTACTACAATGCGACAAAGGATAAAGCCACAGCGGAGCTGCTCTGGCCGGCAGCGAAAGACCAGATACGATTTGCGCTCGAACGAGTGGATGATCGGGGAATCGTGAGAGATGATCCCCAGTGGTGGTGCTTTGTTGATTGGCATCCGGAGTTGAATAAACAGGCCCCTGCACAGGCTGTATTGATCTATTGCCTTAAGCGTGCAAGGCTGCTGGCTCAAGAGCTATCGGAGTTAGAATTAAGCAGCATGCTTTCAATGGAGATCGATCGATTGACCCAAGCTGCACTGGAGTATTTGTGGGACGAGAATCTAGGTTACTTCATTAGTGGCGAGGATAGAAACCTGTCTTGGGCCTCCCAAATCTGGATGGTGCTTGCGGAAGTGCCGGATAAGGAAGATCGGGCTGAATTGCTCGACAGACTGTTTATAGATCCACCGACGGTTGCTCCCATGACACCTTACATGGTGCATCATCTCATCGAGGCGTTGTTTGAAGCAGGCAAGAAGGAGAAGGCCTTGGATGAAATGCGCAAATATTGGGGCGAAATGATTAAGGACGGGGCGGATACCTTCTGGGAGGTATACAATCCAGATGATAAAAAAATGTCGCCATACGGCAGCAATCTGATCAACAGTTATTGTCATGCCTGGAGCTGTACACCGACCTATTTTATTAGAAAATATCTGATTTGA
- a CDS encoding sporulation protein YjcZ has translation MSGVVGGFGYGQGGGYGIGAILVLFILLVIIAASFGWGGFGGY, from the coding sequence GTGAGCGGAGTAGTTGGAGGTTTCGGTTACGGCCAAGGCGGCGGATACGGAATCGGTGCAATCCTGGTTCTCTTTATCCTCTTGGTTATCATTGCTGCATCTTTCGGATGGGGCGGATTCGGCGGTTACTAA
- a CDS encoding ABC transporter substrate-binding protein, with protein sequence MKKGRKRAALIISVLLAVGLLSGCAAGGEEGAPSSAEGDVTLTLLSDNTQDALNSAKAMIAAFEEKNPNIKVEVETRPGGDEGDNLVKTRLSTGDMTDIIMYNSGSLMQALNPEVNLLDLTNESLMDNVMDTFKPTVTYNGKIYGVPAGSTMAGGWFYNKKVYEQLGLTVPETWEELMVNNETIKAAGITPVIGTYKDSWTSQLVVLADYYNVQSDAPGFADDYTAGTAKYATTPAALRSFEKLQEIFNKGYLNKDFLATTYDAGLKMLVEGTGAHYPMLTFAIPPLVQNYADQIEDIGFFPQPGDRADDHGLTVWMPGAAYIYKNTEHPEEAKKFVSFIASPEGMAASATVSMPTGPYVINGAEMPEDVAPAVKDMVPYFESGKTAPALEFLSPIKGPSLPQITVEVGAGIKSSAEGAEVYDKDVEKQAKQLGLEGW encoded by the coding sequence ATGAAAAAAGGAAGAAAAAGAGCTGCACTGATCATTTCTGTACTGCTTGCGGTTGGGTTACTATCAGGATGTGCTGCTGGTGGAGAAGAGGGAGCTCCATCATCCGCAGAGGGAGATGTGACATTGACGCTGCTTAGTGATAACACGCAGGATGCACTAAACAGTGCAAAAGCGATGATCGCTGCTTTTGAAGAGAAGAACCCGAATATTAAAGTAGAAGTCGAGACGAGACCCGGAGGAGATGAAGGAGACAATCTGGTCAAGACAAGGCTGTCTACTGGGGATATGACCGACATCATCATGTATAATTCAGGTTCATTAATGCAAGCGCTTAACCCGGAAGTGAATCTGCTGGATTTGACCAATGAATCGCTTATGGACAATGTAATGGACACCTTCAAACCGACAGTTACGTATAACGGGAAAATTTATGGAGTCCCTGCGGGTTCCACGATGGCTGGCGGCTGGTTCTACAACAAGAAGGTATATGAGCAGCTGGGGCTGACCGTCCCTGAAACCTGGGAAGAGCTGATGGTGAACAACGAGACAATTAAGGCTGCCGGCATCACTCCGGTCATTGGCACATACAAGGACAGCTGGACCTCTCAGCTAGTGGTTCTTGCGGATTATTATAACGTTCAATCTGATGCTCCGGGGTTCGCAGACGATTACACCGCAGGAACAGCGAAATATGCGACCACACCTGCAGCGCTTCGCAGCTTCGAGAAGCTTCAGGAAATATTTAATAAAGGTTATCTGAATAAAGATTTTCTGGCAACAACTTATGATGCTGGATTGAAGATGCTGGTTGAAGGAACAGGCGCACATTATCCAATGCTGACGTTTGCCATCCCTCCGCTTGTCCAGAACTATGCGGATCAGATCGAAGACATCGGATTTTTCCCTCAGCCGGGTGACCGTGCTGATGATCACGGCTTGACCGTCTGGATGCCAGGCGCAGCCTACATCTATAAGAATACGGAACACCCTGAGGAGGCTAAGAAATTTGTATCATTTATTGCTTCTCCAGAAGGAATGGCAGCCAGTGCTACCGTATCCATGCCGACAGGGCCTTATGTAATCAATGGGGCCGAGATGCCGGAAGATGTAGCTCCTGCCGTTAAAGATATGGTGCCTTATTTTGAATCGGGAAAAACAGCTCCTGCCCTGGAATTCCTCTCTCCAATTAAAGGACCGAGCTTGCCGCAAATTACGGTGGAAGTAGGTGCCGGAATCAAATCCTCCGCCGAAGGTGCCGAGGTATACGACAAGGATGTAGAGAAACAAGCCAAACAGCTTGGACTGGAAGGCTGGTAA
- a CDS encoding tetratricopeptide repeat protein, translating to MDLIEEAIKLRNEGNKEEALERLLHIKNRSETEETAQLSYQIAWTYDSLGLEQEAVPYYLEAISIGIQGEDRSGALLGLGSTYRNLGQYEAAENVLRQGIEEFPDNREFRVFLAMVQYNLKEYASAMRLLLEEIAENSNHSGVQSYRQAIAFYADKLDQRWD from the coding sequence ATGGATCTAATCGAGGAAGCCATTAAATTAAGAAATGAAGGAAACAAGGAAGAAGCGCTGGAGAGATTACTGCATATTAAAAATAGATCTGAAACTGAGGAAACGGCGCAATTAAGCTATCAAATTGCCTGGACTTACGATTCATTAGGCCTTGAGCAAGAAGCTGTTCCTTATTATTTGGAGGCCATCTCTATAGGGATCCAGGGAGAAGATAGATCAGGAGCTCTGTTGGGACTGGGCAGTACATATCGAAACTTGGGTCAGTATGAAGCTGCCGAGAACGTATTACGGCAAGGCATAGAAGAATTCCCAGATAATAGAGAGTTTAGAGTCTTTCTAGCAATGGTTCAGTATAATCTCAAAGAATATGCATCCGCCATGAGGCTGCTGCTCGAGGAAATTGCTGAAAATTCTAATCATTCCGGAGTTCAGAGCTACAGACAGGCTATTGCCTTCTATGCAGACAAACTGGATCAGCGCTGGGATTAA
- a CDS encoding carbohydrate ABC transporter permease, which yields MSKVFRKTYSYMFLLPAAIIYFVIFIFPTIMSFFFSMTRWTLADWEFIGFENFITFFQESSLSIGFKNTFIYAVVTCSLKVILGLLLGVFLTSKLRTKGFLQSVIFFPTLVSTIAIGIAFSMMMHPTEGLINTALSFIGITGPDWLGDTRIALLSVALVDVWKGVGFATVIYIAGILSIPAEYYEALQIDGGGSFRKFWNIIMPLSRPATNSVIILSFIGGLRSFDLVWAMTKGGPGFTTDLIASIIYKQYQGGFYGLATAGNVILFLFVTALAFPLYMYLNRKEVDL from the coding sequence ATGTCCAAAGTATTCCGAAAAACCTATTCTTACATGTTTCTGCTCCCAGCAGCCATCATCTATTTCGTGATCTTTATTTTTCCTACCATCATGTCCTTTTTCTTCAGTATGACGAGGTGGACATTGGCCGATTGGGAATTTATCGGATTCGAAAATTTCATTACCTTTTTCCAGGAATCCTCACTAAGCATCGGATTTAAAAATACATTCATCTATGCGGTCGTGACTTGCAGTCTAAAAGTAATCCTCGGTCTGCTGCTGGGTGTGTTTCTTACCTCCAAGCTGCGTACCAAAGGGTTTCTGCAGTCTGTAATCTTTTTCCCGACCCTAGTGAGCACCATCGCCATCGGTATAGCCTTCAGCATGATGATGCATCCGACCGAGGGGCTGATTAATACTGCGCTGTCCTTCATAGGCATCACCGGTCCGGATTGGCTGGGTGATACGCGGATCGCCCTGCTGTCGGTCGCTCTGGTGGATGTATGGAAGGGAGTCGGCTTTGCAACAGTCATATACATTGCGGGGATCTTATCGATCCCTGCTGAATATTACGAAGCTCTTCAAATCGATGGGGGCGGCTCTTTCCGCAAGTTTTGGAATATTATCATGCCTCTGAGCCGGCCGGCCACCAACTCCGTAATTATTCTGTCCTTTATCGGCGGGCTGCGCTCCTTCGATCTTGTATGGGCGATGACCAAGGGAGGCCCTGGCTTCACGACAGACCTTATTGCGTCTATTATTTATAAGCAATATCAAGGAGGGTTCTACGGACTCGCGACAGCGGGCAATGTCATTCTGTTCCTGTTTGTAACGGCACTCGCTTTTCCGCTGTACATGTATTTGAACCGGAAAGAGGTTGACCTATGA
- a CDS encoding cache domain-containing sensor histidine kinase: MNNWKRFLVSSIRFKKLRTRFLFAMIALSIPPLFILGYFSFQTTTNTMMRTHAQTNSDHLKTASEMADLLFRNLINLNRALVLNESIRNELIHIKNGEQAASPSGTSERMAAQIQRVINTHLLDNRFVNSICILDYHFQIYCLGRSDDAGTYEHDTKITQIQNAEWYQKAVNAEGRVIFYGTDVLSDTKDSFSTIKLFRDSEGMNGESLGVIIVNVSKNIFDSAFNVHHHTGSYMAIEDTQLRSRVVFPDASEGDHLVSPYSSASEAIQKLKEEKYLVSSYRNETTNWTFIHSVQKKELLAESNRIGTATMVIALLISLTALVLSYILSGTITKPLISIKKMMMEWNKGKREFTATFEQDEVGVIGETFKRMASENDELNEKVVSLVLKEREAELRALQAQIKPHFLYNTLDSIYWMAMLKGSPEAAQMAISLSESFKLSLNKGKELIPIFKELQHIKHYLNIQNIRYNNRFHFEEDIEESMMSMEMIKLLLQPLVENAIYHGLEPKVGEGRIRLTGRREGEFIVFRVEDDGVGIEDPAAIEHGYGLSNVKERLRLYYGSSSRFQIASIPGKGTCIELSFKPLTQEEGRRHA; this comes from the coding sequence ATGAATAATTGGAAACGCTTTCTCGTGAGTTCTATACGTTTCAAGAAGCTGAGAACCCGGTTTTTATTTGCAATGATTGCTCTATCGATCCCTCCTTTGTTTATTCTCGGCTATTTCTCCTTTCAAACGACTACAAATACAATGATGCGAACTCATGCGCAGACCAATTCCGATCATTTAAAGACGGCTAGCGAGATGGCAGATTTGTTATTTCGTAATTTAATCAATCTGAATCGGGCTCTAGTGCTTAATGAATCGATTCGCAATGAGCTTATACATATCAAGAACGGTGAGCAAGCGGCTTCACCATCGGGAACAAGTGAGCGAATGGCTGCTCAAATTCAGCGTGTTATCAATACCCATCTCCTGGACAACCGCTTCGTTAATTCCATCTGCATACTGGATTATCACTTTCAAATCTACTGTTTAGGCCGCTCAGACGATGCAGGCACATATGAGCATGATACGAAAATAACACAGATTCAAAATGCAGAATGGTACCAAAAGGCCGTTAACGCCGAGGGTAGAGTCATTTTTTATGGAACAGACGTGCTTAGTGATACGAAAGATTCCTTCTCGACCATCAAGCTGTTTCGAGATTCGGAAGGTATGAATGGAGAGAGCTTGGGCGTGATTATTGTCAATGTATCCAAAAATATATTTGACAGTGCATTTAATGTTCATCACCATACCGGAAGCTATATGGCAATTGAGGATACGCAGCTGAGAAGCAGGGTCGTATTTCCTGACGCCTCGGAAGGAGATCATCTGGTCTCTCCATACAGCTCTGCCAGTGAAGCGATTCAAAAATTAAAGGAGGAAAAATATCTGGTAAGCTCCTATCGGAACGAGACGACGAATTGGACCTTTATTCATTCAGTACAGAAGAAGGAGCTGCTGGCAGAGTCAAACCGGATCGGTACGGCAACTATGGTCATTGCACTGTTAATTTCACTTACCGCTCTTGTTCTGTCGTACATATTGTCCGGCACCATTACCAAACCGCTGATCTCGATTAAAAAAATGATGATGGAATGGAACAAAGGAAAAAGAGAGTTCACGGCTACATTTGAGCAGGATGAAGTCGGTGTCATCGGCGAGACTTTTAAGCGTATGGCTTCTGAAAATGATGAACTGAATGAAAAAGTCGTGTCCCTTGTACTTAAGGAAAGGGAAGCTGAGCTAAGGGCACTACAGGCACAGATCAAGCCGCATTTCTTATATAACACGCTTGATTCCATCTATTGGATGGCCATGCTCAAGGGAAGTCCGGAGGCCGCTCAGATGGCTATTTCTTTATCCGAGAGCTTTAAGCTTAGCCTGAACAAGGGCAAAGAGCTGATTCCTATTTTTAAAGAGCTGCAGCATATTAAGCATTACTTGAACATTCAAAATATCCGGTACAATAACCGTTTTCACTTTGAGGAGGACATCGAAGAATCCATGATGAGCATGGAGATGATCAAGCTGCTTCTGCAGCCGCTGGTTGAAAATGCAATTTATCATGGACTCGAGCCCAAAGTTGGGGAAGGCCGGATTCGGCTGACAGGACGAAGAGAAGGTGAATTCATTGTATTTCGTGTTGAGGATGACGGGGTGGGAATTGAAGACCCGGCAGCAATCGAGCATGGTTATGGTTTGAGCAATGTGAAGGAAAGGCTGCGGCTCTATTATGGATCCTCAAGCAGATTTCAGATTGCCAGCATTCCAGGGAAGGGTACGTGTATTGAGCTAAGCTTTAAACCATTAACACAAGAGGAGGGACGCAGGCATGCATAA
- a CDS encoding carbohydrate ABC transporter permease produces the protein MKKSIQRAIVEIVSVLLTVIIFIVPLYFVLVNALKDQKEAAVLNLSWPSQVHLWDNIREVITARDYMLLTAFVNSTVLTLLSIFVLIAVCAMAGYVVQRRVSKATPFINFFILAGLIIPPAIVPTIWVLDSIGLYKTMMGLVLVEVALSFPFGVLLYKGFMSQIPREVDEAAVVDGANGFTLFYRIIFPLLQPVTATIIITSSVSIFNDFTNPLYFFPGAKNATVQLTLYNFQSQFNTQWNLLFMNILLITIPPLLLFIIFNKKIVAGMTAGAVKG, from the coding sequence ATGAAGAAGTCCATTCAGAGAGCTATTGTCGAGATTGTATCTGTCCTTCTTACGGTCATTATATTTATCGTTCCGCTGTATTTCGTGCTGGTCAATGCATTGAAGGATCAAAAGGAGGCGGCGGTACTTAATCTGAGCTGGCCCTCTCAAGTTCATCTGTGGGACAATATCCGTGAAGTGATCACAGCCCGTGATTATATGTTACTTACTGCATTTGTGAATAGTACCGTCCTCACTTTGCTATCCATCTTTGTTCTAATTGCCGTCTGTGCGATGGCCGGGTATGTCGTTCAGCGAAGGGTCAGCAAAGCGACGCCATTCATAAACTTTTTTATTCTCGCCGGGCTGATCATCCCTCCTGCAATTGTCCCAACGATCTGGGTACTGGATAGTATCGGTCTATACAAAACGATGATGGGTCTCGTACTGGTAGAAGTGGCGCTCAGCTTTCCTTTTGGCGTGCTGCTGTATAAAGGGTTTATGTCCCAAATTCCCCGGGAGGTTGATGAGGCGGCGGTAGTGGATGGGGCTAACGGCTTTACATTGTTTTACCGAATCATTTTTCCTTTGCTTCAGCCGGTTACGGCGACGATTATTATTACTTCCTCGGTCAGCATCTTTAACGATTTTACTAACCCGCTGTATTTCTTCCCAGGCGCGAAGAATGCAACGGTCCAGCTGACACTATACAATTTTCAGAGCCAGTTTAATACACAATGGAATCTTCTATTCATGAATATTTTGCTGATTACTATACCGCCTCTGCTGCTGTTCATTATATTCAACAAAAAGATTGTTGCCGGAATGACGGCGGGTGCCGTGAAGGGCTGA
- a CDS encoding sporulation protein YjcZ translates to MGGVVESCGVGGYGGGNKIGAILVLFILLVIIAASFGWGGLGGFGGY, encoded by the coding sequence ATGGGTGGAGTAGTAGAAAGTTGCGGCGTAGGTGGCTACGGCGGTGGAAATAAAATTGGTGCAATCTTGGTACTCTTTATTCTTCTCGTCATTATTGCGGCTTCATTCGGATGGGGCGGACTTGGCGGATTTGGCGGTTACTGA
- the leuA gene encoding 2-isopropylmalate synthase, translated as MKNVEKYARGYFMPPKTSMNWAKKEYISEAPTWCSVDLRDGNQALVVPMNLEEKLEYFNLLVNIGFKEIEVGFPAASETEFAFLRTLIEQNLIPDDVTIQVLTQSREHIIRKTFESLRGAKKAVVHLYNSTSLAQREQVFRKSKEEIIDIAVSGAKLLKQCAEDTEGNFKFQYSPESFTGTEIEFALDICNSVLDVWQPAADNQVIINLPATVSMSMPHIYASQIEYMSEHLSHREHVILSVHPHNDRGTGVADAELAMLAGAQRVEGTLFGNGERTGNVDIVTLALNMYSHGVDPQLDLTNIPEIISVYERLTKMNVDERHPYGGELVFTAFSGSHQDAIAKGMKWREEEQRAHWSVPYLLIDPIDIGREYEGDIIRINSQSGKGGIGFVLQQKYGLDLPPKMREDFGYVVKNVSDRTQKELMPNEIYEIFMKEYVNISAPVEFVKYQFPDDEDFHTIVTIQSGGEVKQITGNGNGRLDAISNALQKHCGLEYTDLVYREHALETGSKSQAVSYIGITSSNGTVFWGCGVDADIAKSSVKALFSAVNKMNQKQ; from the coding sequence ATGAAAAATGTGGAGAAATATGCCAGAGGTTATTTTATGCCCCCGAAGACTAGCATGAACTGGGCAAAGAAAGAATACATTTCCGAAGCACCAACCTGGTGCAGTGTCGATCTTAGAGATGGAAATCAGGCGCTCGTGGTACCCATGAACCTTGAAGAGAAGTTGGAGTATTTTAATCTCCTTGTGAACATTGGATTCAAAGAGATTGAGGTCGGCTTTCCAGCCGCCTCCGAGACCGAATTCGCTTTCCTTAGAACCTTGATTGAGCAGAACCTTATTCCAGATGACGTAACGATCCAAGTACTTACCCAATCCAGAGAGCATATTATTCGCAAGACCTTTGAATCCCTTAGAGGAGCCAAAAAAGCGGTCGTCCATCTGTACAACTCAACAAGCCTTGCTCAGCGTGAGCAGGTGTTCCGTAAATCCAAGGAAGAAATTATTGATATTGCGGTATCCGGGGCAAAGCTGTTGAAGCAGTGTGCAGAGGATACAGAAGGGAACTTCAAGTTCCAGTATTCGCCTGAGAGCTTTACCGGTACGGAGATTGAATTTGCTCTTGATATCTGTAATAGTGTGCTTGATGTATGGCAGCCTGCAGCTGACAATCAGGTAATCATTAATCTGCCAGCTACCGTATCGATGTCCATGCCGCACATTTATGCGAGCCAGATCGAATATATGAGTGAACACTTAAGCCATCGGGAACATGTAATCTTGTCGGTCCATCCGCATAATGATAGAGGAACGGGTGTAGCAGATGCGGAGCTGGCGATGCTGGCAGGAGCACAGCGGGTAGAAGGAACCTTATTTGGGAATGGAGAACGCACAGGGAATGTAGATATCGTCACTTTGGCACTGAATATGTATTCTCATGGTGTAGATCCTCAGCTTGATCTTACCAATATTCCTGAGATTATCTCGGTATATGAACGCCTGACGAAAATGAATGTGGATGAAAGACATCCATATGGCGGCGAACTGGTATTTACGGCCTTCTCAGGCTCGCATCAGGATGCCATTGCCAAAGGGATGAAATGGCGTGAGGAGGAGCAGCGTGCTCACTGGTCTGTTCCTTATCTGCTGATTGATCCAATCGATATTGGCCGTGAATATGAAGGTGACATCATTCGAATCAACAGTCAATCCGGCAAGGGCGGTATCGGCTTCGTACTACAGCAGAAATATGGTCTTGATCTTCCGCCGAAGATGCGCGAAGACTTTGGTTATGTCGTCAAGAATGTGTCAGATCGTACTCAAAAAGAGCTGATGCCTAATGAAATTTACGAGATCTTCATGAAGGAATATGTAAACATTTCAGCACCCGTCGAATTTGTCAAATACCAGTTCCCGGATGATGAGGACTTCCATACGATCGTAACGATTCAATCTGGAGGAGAGGTTAAACAAATTACCGGTAACGGTAACGGAAGACTGGATGCCATCAGTAATGCGCTGCAGAAGCATTGCGGATTGGAGTATACCGATCTCGTATACCGCGAGCATGCACTTGAGACGGGCTCCAAATCACAGGCCGTTTCTTACATCGGTATTACATCCAGTAATGGAACCGTATTTTGGGGCTGCGGCGTTGACGCCGATATCGCCAAATCTTCAGTTAAGGCTTTGTTTAGCGCCGTGAATAAGATGAACCAGAAGCAGTAA
- a CDS encoding response regulator transcription factor, which produces MHKAVIFDDEYIVVEGLRQMVDWNGLGIQLAGTANDGCRALELVRDVRPDLILTDIRMPGMDGLKLIELAAKEVQNASFIVFSGFNEFEYVKRAIQLGVADYLEKPFTIEHINQALTKVLGHISKREEMEVLRSDWEGNRKALVERALLNLLLNNESCPNAWSELHELEHTGVICATVLAFRADHFTIHASEEAVIQLQMGKDKLAVMLHRTMPGEDYWAQHAQYYRDKDYPIGQGEIAIQPADLFISLETARYALKQAEEVGWTGLCPYKAKARDKNESKGKEAIEKALAYIHLNGMRDLSLAEVAEHVGLNAAYLSVLFKDSAGESFIKYLTRLRMEKAKWLLQRGLKVADVSERVGYHTYRHFSEVFKKYTGVLPGQYKEDPKNTDINPKNDPLTEPE; this is translated from the coding sequence ATGCATAAAGCCGTAATCTTTGATGACGAATACATTGTAGTAGAAGGGCTGAGGCAAATGGTAGATTGGAACGGCCTTGGCATTCAGCTTGCCGGTACAGCGAATGACGGCTGCAGGGCACTGGAGCTTGTGAGAGATGTTCGGCCGGATTTAATTCTTACCGATATTCGCATGCCGGGAATGGATGGACTGAAGCTGATCGAGTTGGCAGCGAAGGAGGTACAGAACGCTTCTTTTATTGTCTTCAGCGGCTTTAACGAATTCGAATATGTCAAAAGAGCGATCCAGCTCGGAGTAGCCGATTATTTGGAGAAGCCCTTTACGATCGAGCACATCAATCAGGCATTGACCAAGGTCCTGGGCCACATATCTAAACGGGAAGAAATGGAGGTGCTCCGCAGCGATTGGGAGGGCAATAGAAAGGCGCTGGTCGAAAGAGCGCTGCTGAACCTCCTGCTCAATAACGAAAGCTGTCCGAATGCATGGTCTGAGCTTCATGAGCTGGAGCATACCGGCGTTATCTGCGCTACAGTTCTTGCATTTCGTGCCGATCATTTTACAATTCACGCTAGTGAAGAAGCAGTCATTCAGCTTCAGATGGGTAAGGATAAGCTCGCAGTGATGCTGCACCGTACAATGCCAGGCGAAGATTACTGGGCACAGCATGCACAATATTACCGTGACAAGGATTATCCCATTGGGCAGGGGGAGATCGCGATTCAACCAGCGGATCTGTTCATCAGCCTGGAGACGGCAAGATATGCTCTGAAGCAAGCGGAGGAAGTGGGATGGACAGGGCTGTGCCCGTATAAGGCCAAAGCTCGAGATAAGAACGAATCTAAAGGCAAGGAAGCGATCGAGAAGGCTCTTGCCTATATCCATCTGAACGGAATGCGGGACCTGTCACTCGCTGAGGTTGCTGAGCATGTTGGCTTGAATGCAGCCTACCTCAGTGTCCTATTCAAGGATTCTGCGGGAGAGTCCTTTATCAAATATTTGACCAGACTGCGGATGGAGAAGGCAAAGTGGCTGCTGCAGAGAGGATTGAAGGTCGCGGACGTCAGTGAACGGGTTGGTTATCATACGTATCGCCATTTTTCCGAGGTATTCAAGAAATATACAGGTGTTCTTCCAGGTCAATATAAGGAGGACCCAAAAAATACGGACATCAATCCAAAAAATGACCCACTGACTGAACCTGAATGA